CCGCGGTGGTGAAGGTGCGGCGCCGGCGAGGGCCGTCGGCTCTGGGATGTGCTGGATCCATCGGTTCATTGTGGTCTGTGATCGCTGGAGCGGTCATGTTCGGTCGATCCGTATCTCGCCCTGCATCAGGTGGGGTTGCTGTGAACCAGTGGACTCAACTCATGCTGACACGCAGGGCCGCAGCATTGATCGTGAACCAGATTCGATTCGGTCTATCAGCAGATCGTTTACTCAAAGTACTCATCGAGGAAGGTGACGACCGAGGTTTCCCGGACCTCCCTCGGCGCCCGTCCGGCCGAGTTCTTCCCGAAGATGCGAAGGCGTACGTAGAGAAATGTCGTTCCGACGTCGATTCGGACTCCGCTGACTGGCGGCTGTGGTTTCTCCTCGCCGGAAGTTTCGAGATCGCTCGTGATCGCCACAGTGCGGTTCTCGCGCTCCGCAAAGCCAATGAACTCATCTCTTCGCGAGTTGTAGGTCCGCACCACTAGTTCCAGAAATTCAGTACCCGACGTAACGCGCTCAACCCACTGAGAATTCGAGTGTGGCTTGCCGCTACCCGGCGTGAGGAGCAGTTTCGGTTGTGGCGATTCATCAAGTTCCACTAGCGCGCACCCTCACCGCGAGACGTGCATCCTTCAGCCGATCCGATTGCTTATTGCAATCGGGGCCACTTGCGGAACCGATTGTGCTGCCGTGGGTTCTCGATCGGCAGCACAATCGGCGTATCAGTTTGGGTCAAGGCTTCGGTACCGGTGGAATGTACTCCGGCAGAGCACCGTTCGGACCTGCCATTGCCAACAAAGACTCTTTGTCATCGGCTGGCGGATAGATCCACTCTGTGTTGATCGTTACCTTGAGATGTTGTCCAGCACTGCCAGTCATCACGACTGTACGATCCCAACCCGTCGTGACCACGGCCCCTGCCGCCCCTAGCGCCAGACACGTCTGATATTCATCCGGGGAAAATGCTACGAGAGGTTCCCCAAGCAGATCGGCCCCAGCATTGTGGCCGGCGAATTTGCCGAGAGGTACAGCGTACTGACAGCTCTGCATCACGGTCCGGCCGTGCGTTGCAACCGCCGCCGCGGTATCGCCCGCCGCATAGACGTCGGCAACACCGCTTACACGAAGGTACTCGTCGACTGACAGTCGGCCGAGCCAGTCACGTTCTGCAGGAATGCACTTCGTCAGTGGGCTGGCTGTCATTCCCGCTGTCCACACCACCGTGCGAGCGTCGATTTCAGTACCATCGGACAAAGTAACCCCATGTGAGCGAACACTATCCACACTCACGTTGAGGCGTACCTCGATTCCGAGGTCGCTCAGCGCGGCAGAGATTGCAGTGTGCGGACCCGAACCCAACTCGGGCCCAACCTGGCGTTCCCTCTCCACCAAGACCAACCGTACTACTGCCTGGCCATCGGCGATCTCACGAACTCGCTGCGTCAACTCCGCCGCAATTTCGAGTCCGGTAAATCCTGCCCCCACGACCACAATCGTGTACTGCCCAGCGCTGACACCTTCATGCGGAAGTCGGTGCAGATGTGAATCGAGCCGGGCAGCACCGGCAAGAGTGTCGACGTCAAAGAGATGTTCTGCCCCCACAATGGTCGGCATCACGACCTGGCTGCCGGACGCCAGTATGAGCTTTTCGTAGGCTATTACGGCACTGCGCCCGTCCCTACCGACTGTTGTGACCGATTGGGCGTCGGTGTCGATATCGGTCACAGTTGCCGGCACACGCCGGACACCTATCGGCCCAAGAATGGAGTCGAGTGGGACGCGCTTATTGTGAGGTTCCGATTCGTACAAACGTGGGCGTATCACCAGATCGTCACCGGCACTGACAACAACGATTTCCAGTTCCGAGTCAACCACACCGCACTCATCCCGCAGTTTCGCGGCGCTGGCAGCGCTCCATACGCCGGCGAAGCCTCCCCCGACAATCAAAATCTTCGACATGAATCAACCTTCCGTTGCTTCGTCACGGCGTCGGTCGTTGACCTCACGCAAGTCCTGTTCGTAGTCGGTTGCAACTGGGTCATCGATCTGACGTGGCCGAGCGGATTTGGGCAGTGGTGTGTGCCATATCCACGTACTCCCACACTCTGACGACCCAACCATCGATCGCTTCCAGCCAGAGGCTGTATTCGTTCTCGTAGAACCCGCCAGTGGAGAATTCACCACTCATCTTGAAGCGAACCGCTCCGATATTTCCGTCGGTAATCGCATGGTGCACTTCCACAGTCATCTTGTTCGGGTCGTACAGGTCACCGAACACACGATGCAAATTAGCGAGAACTTCGCCTCGGCCGGATGTGAAGCTCTCCATCACCTCCGCTGGGATCGACGGGGTGATCCACCATGTGACATCTGGTGCTAAATTCTCGATCATTCGCTCAGGGTGTCCGGCCGCTTGCACAATCCGGGTCGCAAGCTCTGAGGGTGAGAGTGGTGCGCCCGTTGACGATGTACTCATCAGATTCCTATCCATGACCTCGGCAGTGCATTCTGCCGAATAGTGTTGCAATTGATAAATGTTGACGTTCTACGCATCGATATTTTCCGGGCGGTGATTCTTGGGTTTGGCCCAGTGATAGCTTCCTGCTCGACGGCGCTCCCACGACAGAATCACGCGGGCATATCGATTGTTCAAATCATTGAACAACGCACCGGTTTTACCCTTGATCGTGAAATCACGCGGCGTATCGTCGCTGTTAGTCAATTGAATCAGTCCGTCTCCAGGCCCCAAACTCAAACTCAGAACGAGGTACCTGAGCGCAAAAGGTTTGGGTTCAACACCTTTTAAGTCTGCGATGACGGTTTGGGCGGCGTGCGCTCCCTGCGGTGCGGCAGTTGCACATGCCATGCGTAGGGTTCTACCTGCCGATCCGGTGACAACCGCTCCATCGCCTGCGCCGAGAATTCGCGGGTGCGCTGTCGAGCGCATACTGGCATCGACGAGCAATCGACCGGACTTGTCGACAGCCAGTCCGCTATCGCGCGCCAAACTCGGTACGGCAAAGGACGCGGCCCAGACCACAACATTGCCTTCGACATGTTCGCCACTGCCGGTGATAATTCCGTCGGGTGTGACTTCTGCGACGGATACATTTTCGATCACGTCGACATTGCGCATCGCTTGAGCGTTCCTGATGTAGGCGCGCGCTTTCTCGGACACGGTAGGTGCCAGCACCGAAGACGTGATCATTTTCAGACTGAGATCAGGGCGTGCGACAGAGAGTTCCGAGACCATTTCGATCGCCGTGGACCCGCCGCCGACGACAATGACGCTGTCACCCGCAACGCACTCAGCGAGTGCGTCCCTCAGTTTGTGAGCCTGTTCAAGGCTAGACAAGTCGAACGCAAACTCACGGGTACCCGGAACCGGATCGAGCACGGCACCGCTGCCGATCGCGTAGATCAGGTCGTCGTATTGCAGAGTCCATTGCTTCCCCGAAGGTGAATCGACACCGTCAATTTCGTTGTGGTCGTGTCGAATCGTCGTCGCCGATCCAATGACGAGTTGGACCGAAGGGTTGAGCAATTCGGTCAAACTATGCCGCGTCGCAGAATCGGAGTCGGCGCGGGCGGCCACTTCGTGGAGAAGCAGTCGCTCCACGAAACTGTTGATCGGGTTGACAAGTGTGACCTGGACCTTGCCGCGGAGGGTTCCCGCCAACCGGTTGGCACACATCACTCCGGCGTATCCACCACCCAGAATGACCACTCTACGAATCGTCTTGTTATTCATACCTATAGGACGATATGGTCGCATCGAATGTGACTTCGCGGCGTCAGTGGGGTCGCTCAACGGCAAGGTACATGCGTGCGAGATCGCGCTTGTCGCGGTCATCTCGGTGCGCATACCGTCGGTAAGGCCCGACCGTGCATGCGAATTCGACTGGTGCGACGTGATCCATGGGAGCAAGCCGCACGCGTTGGTGCGACGAGCCGAGCGGCACGCAGGTGTTCGATGAATACTGCCACGCGATTCGTGCGAGGATTCCTCTACTCACCCGCGATCGTCGTCGCAGCAATTCCGGGGCGAGTGGGGCCTCCGGCATTCACGTGCCACCATCTTGCGAGTTGTCCGAGATACTGAGATCTTCTGCCTCACACCCCGGTTGAGTCTCCTCAGATCAACAGGATGGCCACGAAAATGGCTGCTGCGCCCAAGATGTCGGCGACCGCGCAGAACGGTACGTACCACCGTGGCACCGTCCCGACTCCCAGCCACAGCAGCTTGTGTTGGTGGACGATGTCCCATAGTCCGTGAAGTAGTAGGCCCACCGCAATCCACACTGGTCCAAACAACAAGCCACTGATTGTCAGAGCGATTCCGACGGCAACGAAGGAGACTTCGACCAGTAACTCTTGAACGCTGCCACCCACGAGCGCGAATCCGAGGTAGACCCCGTAGATCATGGCGAGGAAGGTGGCAAGAATCGGCGTTGATCGGGCAGGGTCGAAGATGACGACGACGGCAAGAAACCCAACGGCTCCCACGACTCCCATAGTCACAGACGCCGGTGTAGTCATCAGGTCGTGGGGATGCGGAACTTGTCAAGGCGTCTGAGTCCAATAGGTGTTAAGCCGCTGCGGTTTCGGAGTCCTTTGCGTCCTCGGATTCGGCGGCTGGTCGGTTGATCCAGACGTTGTCGGGTAGGTCGAGGATCTTCGGCGCGGCTGTGGTGCCGAAACGGTAAGGGTGTTGCTCGCGGGCCGCGGCGAGGACACTTCTTCGGTCAGCGGCCTTGCCGGCCGCGAGTCCGAAGTGAACGTCTGCGGGAGTATGCAGGCCGATCCCGGTGTGCCGATGCTCATGGTTGTACCAGTTGGTGAAGCTTTCCATGAATTCCCTTGCTGCAAAAAGTGATCCGAACCGATCAGGAAACTCCGGCCCGTACTTCAGCGTCTTGAACAACGACTCCGAGAATGGATTATCATTCGATACTCGCGGACGTGAGTGTGAACGTGTCACTTCCAGATCTGCGAGGAGCGTCGCGACGGTCTTGCTGGTCATCGATGTTCCGCGGTCGGCGTGGACCACGTTCGGAATGCCATGCACCGCGAAGATCTGTTCCATCAATTCCCGTGCCAGCAAACCGGATTCGTGCGTGTGAACATGGACGCCGACAATGTAGCGCGAGTAGATGTCGATCATCACGTACGCATCGAAGTACTGACCTTTCACCGGACCGGCGAGCTTGGTGATGTCCCACGAATACACCTGCCTGGCCGCAGTCGCGACCAGTTCCGGACACGCCTTCGCCGGGTGCCGCGCGAGCCGTCTACGCTCGGAGACCTGCGCATTCTCACGCAGGATTCGGTACATCGTGGACACCGAACACAGATACGTCCCTTCGTCGAGGAGTTGAGCGAATATCTCCAGCGGAGCCTGGTCGACGAATCGATCGCAATTGAGGACGTCAAGGACGCGACGTCGTTCGAGGTCACTGAGTTTGTTCACCGGTGCCGGGCGGGCCACAGCCGGCGGTGTGGGCAATCGTGCTGCGGTGCGGCGTCTGGTTGCTGTCGAGCGGACGAGACCAGTCAGCGTGCTCGCCGCCCGGGTACCGACACCGGCAGCGGTGAGTTCGGACCAGGCAGCGGTCATCGTTTGTTGTTCGTCTCGCCCGAATCCGCTCCCTCGGAGAGACTTTCCAAGAGAGCGTGTGCTTTTCCCATGATGTCCAGTGCGGCTTCGGTGGTGGTCAGTCGCTTGTTTGCCCGGGCAAGTTCGCGGGTCAGTCTCGCGATTTCGGCTTGTTCGGAAGTCAGTTTGCCGACCTTTTCACCAAGTTTCTTACCTTGGAGTACTCCGGCATCGCGTTGCTTGCGCCATTCGCTGATCAGCGATGAGTACAGACCCTCCCGTCGCAGATACGCGCCGCCGCCGCCGTGTTCGCAGGCCTGTTCGTACGCCGTGAGGTGCGCGATCTTGTCCGCGGTGGTGAAGGTGCGGCGCCGGCGAGGGCCGTCGGCTCTGGGATGTGCTGGATCCATCGGTTCATTGTGGTCTGTGATCGCTGGAGCGGTCATGTTCGGTCGATCCGTATCTCGCCCTGCATCAGGTGGGGTTGCTGTGAACCAGTGGACTCAACTCATGCTGACACGCAGGGATGCCGGGTCTCGACAATCCGGTCCATTCGTTCCTCTCGTGTTCGACGGTTATGCACTGTTGACTCACGATTGGTCAGTCAACACTGCCACTTGACGCACACCACATGGTCGAACACGCAATTGCCGGTCCGCATACATCGATATACTCCCGACTTCCTCGACCAATTCTCAAAGCTGCGCCCATGAGGTCGGGAAACAAGGTGGCCACCGATCAGTTTCGTTTTCCGTACTTTCGAACCAGCCATTCGTCGAATGTCTGACGTCCACGAGGTCCGTCGTGCGAGGGCAGAAGTGCACCGGCAGCCATCGCGCGGCCTGGCCGACCGGGCATTTTGACTGGGATCACCAGTCGGTGTCGGCCGTCGGCGTGCAAGAGGCGCCGTGCAAGGTCCGGCTGATACTCCACAGTTGGCCCGGCCAACTCCGGACTCATGCCGCTGGGCGGCCCGGCGACCAGTTCGACCAAATGATCGGACACCTCTTGCACCGCGACAGGCTGACTACGCATCTGAGGAACGACCGCAATTGGCCCGCGCACCATGCCCAGTATCTGCTCGGTGAATTCGTGAAACTGCGCGGACCGAAGAATCGTCCACGGCACATTCGACTCGCGTACGCGCCTTTCCTGCGTCCGCTTGCCGTCGTAGTAGCCGGAGTCAACGTCGTCGATCCCGATTATCGACAGCACGACGTGATGAAGAATGTTCGCCTTCTCGCCGGCAGCGAGGAGGTTGCGGCCAACTCGGTCGAAGAATTCGACTGCTGTCGCGCACTTTTGTGTCACTACATTGCTGACATCGATGACCGCTTGCACGCCGTCGAGTGCCTCGTCCAGCCCTTCACCGGTCGTGAGATCTACCCCTTGCGATCGCGAAAGCACAACCGGACTGTGTCCAGAGGCAAGGAGCCTGTCGACAAAGTGCTGCCCAACTAGACCCGTCCCTCCTGCAACCGCTATACGCATTTAGATTCCATTTCGCCTATGAGTATTGAAATATGCTGTTGTCCTTAACTTTTAGGGAAACACCTCGCTGTTCTGACGACAGCATTCGGTAGGACAATGAGTCGCCGTGCCCGCGTGCACGAATGCCCGGGAAGGGACAGACGACGTGCGTGCGATCGAGCTCCTGCGCGCCAGGACGGCTCATTATGTTTTCGCGCATGTGCTACATCCCGAATCCGGACAGTCGCAACCGACTCCGCCGGAATACGAAAGCTCGGCTCCAGTGCCGCAGATACCCGATCTCGCCCGGACGGAACTGCAAGCGTTCCGCCCTTCCGTCCCGAGTTCATACCTCAATGACGACGTAGCCACCGGAAGTGTGACATTGCACTGGGATTGTCATCGGCGAATTTGCCCGCGCCCAGTCCCCAGTCGATACGGCGCCGCTCGAGGTGAAGGTTTCGCTGCTTACCGGCAATAGGGCGCTCGACCGGCCGATGCATCTCGTGTTTCTACCAAACGCCGATCGAGCCCGCAGAGATGCGATTCATCCGGAACTCGAAACTACAAATACTTGTAACGAAATCCAGCCAATCACTCAGGGTGGTCTGCCATTGCTTTGCCGGCGCCACATCGAGGTCACCATGCTGGTGTCATGTCCACGAAGGAGTCGCACAACCACCCACTATGGCCTTCGGTCGGACTCGAGCCGGGTTCTCACGCGGAGCCGGCGCCCAAGCATCTCCGAACCCACGATGACGTCGAGGAAGCTGCGCCACGAGTTTTCGCGCCGCTACCGAATTCCGCGTTCCCTGACACGCCCTACAGCGTGTTCGACGCGTTGATCGACGCCCGAACCATCCGTCGAATCGGCGCATCCACGTCCACGGCAGAGAACTAGAACGACCCAAGCGCGACACATGTCGCGCCGCAGAACGCGCGCCCAGTCGTGCAGTGACCAGCACCAACACCAGGACCCCAAGAAACCTGTGGAGTCCGGAAAGAAGTGAACGCCATGACGACAGCCGCCGAGCACATCCTCACTCAAGCCGAGGAGATCGAAACTTTGGGCAACTACGCCTACGGGTGGTCCGACAGCGACGTAGCAGGAAAAGCTGCCCAACGGGGCCTGTCCGAAGCCGTGGTGAGGGGCATCTCTGCGACCAAGAACGAGCCTGCCTGGATGTTGGAAACGCGACTCAAGGGACTCGCGTTGTTCGACAGGAAGCCCATGCCGGCGTGGGGTGCGGACCTGTCTGGCATCGACTTCGACAACATCAAGTACTTCGTGCGATCGACCGAGAAGCCAGCAACGACGTGGGATGACCTGCCCGATGACATCAAGAGCACGTACGACCGCCTCGGCATCCCCGAAGCCGAGAGGCAACGCCTCGTTTCAGGCGTCGCCGCACAGTACGAGTCCGAGGTCGTCTACCACTCGATCCGAGCGGATTTGGAAGAGCAAGGCGTCTTGTTCCTCGACACCGACACCGCGCTGAAAGAACAGCCCGAACTGTTCAAAGAGTACTTCGGCTCGGTAATCCCGGCGGGCGACAACAAGTTTTCGGCACTCAACACCTCGGTGTGGTCGGGCGGCTCGTTCATCTACGTGCCCAAGGGTGTTCACGTCGAAATCCCGCTGCAGGCGTACTTCCGCATCAACACCGAGAACATGGGCCAGTTCGAGCGGACTTTGATCATCGTCGACGAAGGCGCCTATGTGCACTACGTCGAAGGCTGTACAGCACCGATCTACTCGACTGACTCCTTGCACTCCGCCGTCGTGGAAATCATCGTCAAAAAGGGTGCCCGATGCCGGTACACAACTATCCAGAACTGGTCGACGAACGTCTACAACCTAGTCACGAAACGAGCGATCTGTGAGGCAGGCGCGACGATGGAGTGGATTGACGGGAACCTTGGATCCAAGGTGACGATGAAGTATCCCGCAGTCTGGCTGATGGGCGAACATGCCACAGGAGAAGTACTTTCGATCGCGTTTGCCGGTGAAGGTCAACACCAAGACAACGGGGCAAAGATGCTGCACGCGGCCCCTCACACGTCGTCGAACATCGTGTCGAAATCGGTATCACGTGGTGGAGGGCGCACCTCGTACCGAGGTCTGGTGCGGATCAACAAGGGCGCTCATCACAGTGCTTCCACAGTCAAATGTGACGCATTGCTGGTCGACCAGATAAGTCGCAGCGACACCTACCCTTTCGCTGACATCCGCGAGGACGACGTCTCGATGGGTCACGAAGCGAAGGTGTCGCGCGTCAGCGAGGAACAGCTGTTCTATCTGATGAGCCGTGGCATGTCCGAAGACGAAGCAATGGCCACCGTTGTGCGCGGATTCATCGAGCCCATCGCCCGCGAACTACCCATGGAGTACGCCCTCGAACTCAACCGTCTGATCGAGCTGCAAATGGAAGGAGCGGTGGGCTGAATGGCTGCCTTGACCGAAACCCGATCCAGCCGACCCAGAACAGGATCACCGGCCGAGCGGTTCACGTCTCGGGACTGGACCCAGTTTCCTGAACCCCAGGGCAAAGACGAGACGTGGCGATTCACGCCACTTGCAAAGGTGCGCGCACTGGTCGGCCCTTTCACGCCAGTGCAACTGATCCTCGATGACGTCAGCATTCCTGAGTCTGCGACCTGGTCCATCGTCTCGAGTAAGCATTCATCGGTGGGGAGGGTCCTGGCGCCCACCGATCGCGCCAGTGCATTGGCATGGGAGAACGAGTCCAGCGCTGCGGTCATCGAGATCGAGAAAGACCAGACGCTACAAGATCCAGTCATCGTGACCTATCGGGGTAGACCCGGGCTCACGTGCAGCCATACCGTCGTACGCGCCGCTGCCGGCTCTCAGGCCACCGTCATCGTCGAGTATCTGGGAAGCAGCACGTTGTCGGAGAATATCGAAATCATCGTCGAGGACGGCGCACAACTGACGTTCGTCACCGTGCACAACTGGACCGATGACAGCATCCAC
This genomic window from Rhodococcus sp. KBS0724 contains:
- a CDS encoding IS3 family transposase (programmed frameshift); this translates as MDPAHPRADGPRRRRTFTTADKIAHLTAYEQACEHGGGGAYLRREGLYSSLISEWRKQRDAGVLQGKKLGEKVGKLTSEQAEIARLTRELARANKRLTTTEAALDIMGKAHALLESLSEGADSGETQQTMTAAWSELTAAGVGTRAASTLTGLVRSTATRRRTAARLPTPPAVARPAPVNKLSDLERRRVLDVLNCDRFVDQAPLEIFAQLLDEGTYLCSVSTMYRILRENAQVSERRRLARHPAKACPELVATAARQVYSWDITKLAGPVKGQYFDAYVMIDIYSRYIVGVHVHTHESGLLARELMEQIFAVHGIPNVVHADRGTSMTSKTVATLLADLEVTRSHSRPRVSNDNPFSESLFKTLKYGPEFPDRFGSLFAAREFMESFTNWYNHEHRHTGIGLHTPADVHFGLAAGKAADRRSVLAAAREQHPYRFGTTAAPKILDLPDNVWINRPAAESEDAKDSETAAA
- a CDS encoding DUF6010 family protein, which translates into the protein MGAVGFLAVVVIFDPARSTPILATFLAMIYGVYLGFALVGGSVQELLVEVSFVAVGIALTISGLLFGPVWIAVGLLLHGLWDIVHQHKLLWLGVGTVPRWYVPFCAVADILGAAAIFVAILLI
- the sufB gene encoding Fe-S cluster assembly protein SufB, coding for MTTAAEHILTQAEEIETLGNYAYGWSDSDVAGKAAQRGLSEAVVRGISATKNEPAWMLETRLKGLALFDRKPMPAWGADLSGIDFDNIKYFVRSTEKPATTWDDLPDDIKSTYDRLGIPEAERQRLVSGVAAQYESEVVYHSIRADLEEQGVLFLDTDTALKEQPELFKEYFGSVIPAGDNKFSALNTSVWSGGSFIYVPKGVHVEIPLQAYFRINTENMGQFERTLIIVDEGAYVHYVEGCTAPIYSTDSLHSAVVEIIVKKGARCRYTTIQNWSTNVYNLVTKRAICEAGATMEWIDGNLGSKVTMKYPAVWLMGEHATGEVLSIAFAGEGQHQDNGAKMLHAAPHTSSNIVSKSVSRGGGRTSYRGLVRINKGAHHSASTVKCDALLVDQISRSDTYPFADIREDDVSMGHEAKVSRVSEEQLFYLMSRGMSEDEAMATVVRGFIEPIARELPMEYALELNRLIELQMEGAVG
- a CDS encoding SufD family Fe-S cluster assembly protein; this translates as MAALTETRSSRPRTGSPAERFTSRDWTQFPEPQGKDETWRFTPLAKVRALVGPFTPVQLILDDVSIPESATWSIVSSKHSSVGRVLAPTDRASALAWENESSAAVIEIEKDQTLQDPVIVTYRGRPGLTCSHTVVRAAAGSQATVIVEYLGSSTLSENIEIIVEDGAQLTFVTVHNWTDDSIHLATHTCSLGERSTLKHVVVDLGGSLLRTTPSVRLNGPHSSVEMLGVGVAGANQHIEARLYVDHAAPECISNVLYKNVLLSPPPPPPRPPCGSAMCVSDPRPPRPPPTK
- a CDS encoding NAD(P)/FAD-dependent oxidoreductase, which translates into the protein MNNKTIRRVVILGGGYAGVMCANRLAGTLRGKVQVTLVNPINSFVERLLLHEVAARADSDSATRHSLTELLNPSVQLVIGSATTIRHDHNEIDGVDSPSGKQWTLQYDDLIYAIGSGAVLDPVPGTREFAFDLSSLEQAHKLRDALAECVAGDSVIVVGGGSTAIEMVSELSVARPDLSLKMITSSVLAPTVSEKARAYIRNAQAMRNVDVIENVSVAEVTPDGIITGSGEHVEGNVVVWAASFAVPSLARDSGLAVDKSGRLLVDASMRSTAHPRILGAGDGAVVTGSAGRTLRMACATAAPQGAHAAQTVIADLKGVEPKPFALRYLVLSLSLGPGDGLIQLTNSDDTPRDFTIKGKTGALFNDLNNRYARVILSWERRRAGSYHWAKPKNHRPENIDA
- a CDS encoding NAD(P)/FAD-dependent oxidoreductase, encoding MSKILIVGGGFAGVWSAASAAKLRDECGVVDSELEIVVVSAGDDLVIRPRLYESEPHNKRVPLDSILGPIGVRRVPATVTDIDTDAQSVTTVGRDGRSAVIAYEKLILASGSQVVMPTIVGAEHLFDVDTLAGAARLDSHLHRLPHEGVSAGQYTIVVVGAGFTGLEIAAELTQRVREIADGQAVVRLVLVERERQVGPELGSGPHTAISAALSDLGIEVRLNVSVDSVRSHGVTLSDGTEIDARTVVWTAGMTASPLTKCIPAERDWLGRLSVDEYLRVSGVADVYAAGDTAAAVATHGRTVMQSCQYAVPLGKFAGHNAGADLLGEPLVAFSPDEYQTCLALGAAGAVVTTGWDRTVVMTGSAGQHLKVTINTEWIYPPADDKESLLAMAGPNGALPEYIPPVPKP
- a CDS encoding SDR family oxidoreductase; the encoded protein is MRIAVAGGTGLVGQHFVDRLLASGHSPVVLSRSQGVDLTTGEGLDEALDGVQAVIDVSNVVTQKCATAVEFFDRVGRNLLAAGEKANILHHVVLSIIGIDDVDSGYYDGKRTQERRVRESNVPWTILRSAQFHEFTEQILGMVRGPIAVVPQMRSQPVAVQEVSDHLVELVAGPPSGMSPELAGPTVEYQPDLARRLLHADGRHRLVIPVKMPGRPGRAMAAGALLPSHDGPRGRQTFDEWLVRKYGKRN
- a CDS encoding nuclear transport factor 2 family protein, producing MDRNLMSTSSTGAPLSPSELATRIVQAAGHPERMIENLAPDVTWWITPSIPAEVMESFTSGRGEVLANLHRVFGDLYDPNKMTVEVHHAITDGNIGAVRFKMSGEFSTGGFYENEYSLWLEAIDGWVVRVWEYVDMAHTTAQIRSATSDR